In Lacrimispora indolis DSM 755, a genomic segment contains:
- a CDS encoding sensor histidine kinase codes for MKNDINRRFHTRVIANIFYSAVVTVLIEIFLVTNVSLVASYMRNTQRDNAFVEMLTSFDVVVILIYVVFGIGIFTVTFLLLQEKSMRYISRISDAMRSISEGDLNIMVDIEGDDEFSVMAASLNKMVGDLRSLMDKEREAERTKNELITNIAHDLRTPLTSIIGYLELLSGETKLDPEVQKNYIGIAYVKTKRLEKLIEDLFGFTKLNYGKISMHVSKVDVVKLLSQLLEEFYPSFVDKNLSYELQSNVPAQVISADGNLLARLFDNLINNAIKYGADGKRILVKVHGSEELVTIQVINYGYVIPEEELPLIFNKFYRVEQSRSTNTGGTGLGLAIAKNIVDMHGGTIEVTSDLSGTVFTVKLLVDFDINKENFGKIG; via the coding sequence TTGAAAAATGATATCAATCGCCGTTTCCATACCCGGGTCATTGCCAATATTTTTTACAGCGCAGTGGTCACGGTCCTGATCGAGATATTTCTGGTAACCAACGTATCTTTGGTAGCCTCCTACATGAGAAACACCCAAAGGGACAATGCATTTGTGGAAATGCTCACTTCCTTTGACGTGGTGGTGATCCTGATTTATGTGGTTTTCGGAATAGGAATATTCACGGTCACCTTCCTTCTTCTCCAGGAAAAGTCCATGCGTTACATCAGCCGGATTTCTGATGCCATGCGGAGCATTTCCGAGGGAGATTTAAACATTATGGTAGACATTGAGGGAGATGATGAGTTCTCCGTCATGGCTGCCAGTTTAAACAAGATGGTGGGAGATTTGAGAAGCCTCATGGATAAGGAACGGGAGGCAGAGCGGACCAAAAATGAGCTGATTACCAACATTGCCCACGACTTAAGGACGCCCTTGACCTCCATCATCGGGTATCTGGAACTTTTATCCGGAGAAACAAAGCTTGATCCGGAAGTCCAGAAAAATTACATAGGGATTGCATACGTGAAGACAAAGCGGCTGGAAAAGCTGATCGAAGATTTATTCGGATTTACAAAGCTGAACTATGGAAAGATCTCCATGCACGTGTCCAAGGTGGACGTGGTGAAGCTCTTGAGTCAGCTTCTGGAGGAATTTTATCCCAGTTTTGTGGATAAGAACCTTTCTTATGAGCTTCAAAGCAATGTCCCCGCCCAGGTCATTTCGGCGGATGGCAACCTTTTAGCCCGTCTGTTTGACAATCTGATTAACAACGCCATCAAATACGGAGCGGATGGAAAGCGCATCCTGGTAAAGGTTCACGGAAGCGAGGAACTGGTCACGATCCAGGTGATCAATTATGGTTACGTGATTCCTGAGGAGGAGCTGCCCCTCATTTTCAACAAGTTTTACCGGGTGGAGCAGTCCCGCTCCACCAATACGGGAGGAACCGGTCTGGGGCTTGCCATTGCAAAGAATATTGTGGATATGCACGGCGGCACCATTGAAGTGACCAGCGACTTATCTGGTACGGTATTTACGGTAAAGCTTTTAGTGGATTTTGATATTAATAAAGAGAACTTTGGAAAGATAGGGTGA
- a CDS encoding response regulator transcription factor — protein sequence MSETISILVVDDEKEIAELVEIYLVSDGYKVYKANNAEEGLGILEKNQIHLVLLDIMMPGMDGLQMCKKIRETNNIPIIMLSAKSTDLDKILGLGTGADDYVTKPFNPLELTARVKSQLRRYTQLNPNSAVNEAVKNEIAIRGLTINKDNHKVTVYGEEIKLTPIEFDILYLLASNPGRVFSTDEIFEKVWNEKVYEANNTVMVHIRRLRGKMKEDTRQNKIITTVWGVGYKIEK from the coding sequence ATGTCCGAAACAATAAGCATTCTGGTTGTGGATGATGAGAAAGAAATTGCGGAGCTGGTGGAGATCTATTTGGTCAGTGATGGATATAAAGTATACAAAGCAAATAATGCGGAAGAGGGACTGGGAATTCTGGAAAAGAACCAGATCCATCTGGTGCTTTTAGACATCATGATGCCAGGAATGGATGGCCTGCAGATGTGCAAGAAGATACGGGAGACTAATAACATTCCCATCATCATGCTCAGTGCCAAGTCTACGGATCTGGACAAAATATTGGGTCTTGGAACCGGAGCTGATGATTACGTGACAAAGCCGTTTAACCCCCTGGAGCTGACGGCACGGGTAAAATCCCAGCTGCGCCGTTATACCCAGTTAAACCCCAACAGCGCGGTGAACGAGGCGGTTAAGAATGAAATTGCAATCAGAGGGCTGACCATTAACAAGGATAACCACAAGGTGACTGTTTATGGGGAAGAGATCAAGCTCACCCCCATTGAGTTTGATATCCTTTATTTGCTGGCTTCCAATCCGGGAAGGGTGTTCAGCACGGATGAGATTTTTGAAAAGGTTTGGAACGAAAAGGTTTATGAGGCCAATAACACGGTAATGGTACATATCAGACGCCTGCGGGGCAAGATGAAAGAAGATACCAGACAGAACAAGATCATCACCACTGTGTGGGGGGTAGGATACAAAATTGAAAAATGA
- a CDS encoding RNA degradosome polyphosphate kinase: MAVNNEMIYNNPENYVNRELSWIEFNYRVLSEARDKSLPLFERLKFLSITASNLDEFYMVRVASLKDMVHAKYTKPDIAGLDPKSQLEKISGRTHELVALQYSTYNRSLLPALKQNGLRVVQNHEDLSVEEGRYADSYFERNVYPVLTPMAVDSSRPFPLIRNKSLNIAALLQKKSGEEELEFATVQVPSVLPRIVELPSRKKEERAVILLEQIIERNIGSLFLNYNVITAHPFRIMRNADLTIDEEEAEDLLEEIQKQLKKRQWGEAIRLEVEEKMDKRLLKILKRELNISSGDIFEIAGPLDLTFLMKMYGLKGFDHLKAVPYVPQQVPRLMNEEDIFSNIREGDILLHHPYETFDPVVNFVKTAASDRSVLAIKQTLYRVSGNSPIIAALAEAADNGKQVSVLVELKARFDEENNINWAKKLEKSGCHVIYGLVGLKTHSKITLVVRREEDGIRRYVHLGTGNYNDSTAKLYTDMGLMTCNPQIGEDATAVFNMLSGYSEPLHWNKLILAPIWLRARFLRMIRREARNAENGKTAHIMAKMNSLCDKEIIAALYEASCAGVKIQLIVRGICSLKAGVPGLSENITVHSIVGNFLEHARIFYFENDNSPELYMGSADWMPRNLDRRVEIMFPVEDETLVEQILHVLKVQFQDNVKAHILQPSGTYEKPDKRGKVLVNSQEQFCEEAIRNVKEELGKLNPIGSRVFIPTESQEE; encoded by the coding sequence ATGGCTGTCAACAATGAAATGATCTATAACAATCCTGAGAATTATGTAAACCGTGAACTGAGCTGGATCGAATTTAATTACCGGGTGCTCAGCGAAGCAAGAGATAAGAGCCTTCCTCTTTTTGAACGGCTGAAGTTTTTAAGCATCACCGCCTCTAATCTGGATGAATTTTATATGGTCCGGGTGGCTTCTCTAAAGGATATGGTCCATGCCAAATATACGAAGCCTGACATTGCAGGCTTAGATCCTAAGTCCCAGCTTGAAAAGATCAGCGGGCGGACCCATGAGCTGGTGGCCCTCCAGTATTCCACCTACAACCGTTCCCTCCTTCCTGCGTTAAAGCAGAACGGGCTTCGGGTGGTACAAAACCATGAGGATTTAAGCGTGGAAGAGGGAAGATATGCGGACAGCTATTTTGAGCGGAACGTGTATCCGGTGCTGACTCCCATGGCAGTGGATTCCTCCCGTCCCTTTCCTTTGATCCGCAATAAATCCTTAAACATCGCGGCCCTCCTTCAGAAAAAAAGCGGGGAAGAAGAGCTGGAATTTGCTACAGTCCAGGTACCCAGTGTTCTTCCAAGAATCGTGGAACTTCCATCCCGGAAAAAGGAAGAACGGGCGGTCATTTTGCTGGAACAGATCATTGAACGGAACATCGGCAGCCTGTTTTTAAATTACAATGTCATCACTGCCCATCCCTTCCGCATTATGAGAAATGCAGACCTTACCATTGACGAAGAGGAAGCGGAAGACCTTTTGGAGGAGATCCAGAAGCAGCTTAAAAAACGCCAGTGGGGCGAGGCCATCCGCCTTGAAGTGGAGGAGAAGATGGATAAGCGCCTGTTAAAAATACTTAAACGGGAACTGAACATCAGCTCCGGCGATATTTTTGAGATCGCAGGCCCTCTGGATCTGACCTTTTTAATGAAGATGTACGGACTGAAAGGCTTTGATCACTTAAAGGCTGTCCCTTATGTGCCGCAGCAGGTTCCCAGACTCATGAATGAGGAAGATATCTTTTCCAACATCCGCGAGGGAGACATTTTGCTTCACCACCCTTACGAAACCTTTGATCCTGTGGTTAATTTTGTGAAAACTGCTGCAAGTGACCGGTCAGTTCTGGCCATCAAGCAGACCCTTTACAGGGTCAGCGGGAATTCCCCCATTATCGCTGCTCTGGCGGAAGCGGCCGACAACGGAAAGCAGGTATCGGTCCTGGTGGAATTAAAGGCCCGCTTTGACGAGGAAAACAATATCAACTGGGCAAAAAAGCTGGAAAAGTCCGGCTGCCACGTGATTTACGGGCTGGTAGGCTTAAAGACCCACAGCAAGATCACCCTGGTGGTGCGCAGGGAGGAAGACGGGATCCGCCGCTATGTCCATTTAGGCACAGGAAACTACAACGATTCCACAGCAAAGCTTTACACGGACATGGGTCTTATGACCTGCAATCCCCAGATCGGAGAGGACGCAACTGCCGTGTTCAACATGCTGTCAGGTTATTCCGAGCCCCTTCACTGGAATAAACTGATTCTGGCTCCCATATGGCTGCGGGCCAGGTTCCTAAGGATGATCCGCAGGGAAGCGAGAAATGCGGAAAACGGGAAAACAGCTCATATCATGGCAAAGATGAATTCCCTCTGTGACAAGGAGATCATAGCAGCTCTTTATGAAGCCTCCTGCGCGGGGGTAAAGATCCAGCTGATCGTCCGGGGCATATGCAGCTTAAAAGCAGGGGTTCCGGGGCTAAGTGAAAATATAACGGTTCATTCCATTGTGGGAAATTTCCTGGAGCACGCCCGGATCTTTTATTTTGAAAACGACAACAGTCCGGAGCTTTATATGGGCAGTGCCGACTGGATGCCGAGAAACTTAGACCGGAGGGTGGAGATCATGTTTCCGGTGGAGGATGAGACCCTGGTGGAGCAGATCCTCCATGTCCTTAAGGTACAGTTTCAGGATAACGTGAAGGCCCACATTCTACAGCCCTCCGGGACCTATGAAAAGCCAGATAAAAGGGGCAAGGTCCTGGTCAACAGCCAGGAGCAGTTCTGCGAAGAGGCGATCAGAAACGTAAAGGAAGAACTTGGTAAATTAAACCCAATAGGCAGCCGTGTATTCATTCCTACGGAGAGCCAGGAGGAATAA
- a CDS encoding Ppx/GppA phosphatase family protein, with translation MAIRLFAAIDVGSFELELGIYEISQKAGIQKVDHVRHVIGLGRDTYKDGKISYELVDEMCQVIKDFASIMQSYKVIGYRAYATSALREAKNSRIVLDQIRVRTGIEVRVISNSEQRFISYKAIASKDAEFHKIIQKGTAIVDVGFGSMQVSLFDRDALVSTHNLMLGVLRIREMMGNVQVDNQMQNTLIEELVDNELYTFRKVYLKDREIKNLIGIGESILYLSRGSRGGKPVERVTAEEFAFFYEKIVGMSLDQIQDRFGVNAEYASLLVPAAIIFKRVLELTKAELFWIPGIRLCDSIAAEYAEDNKAVKFNHDFSEDILAASRNMAKRYKCHSPHTVDMEKYVLDIFDSMKKYHGMGKRERLLLQIAAILHACGKFISMRNPSESAYHIIMSTEIIGLSHMEREIIANAVRYNGVEFDYNRIHLNEEVFRNTKGEFLQEDSIILVGKLTAILRLANSMDRSHKQKLSESRMAVKDGQLVVTVPYEGDITLEAVAFRQKADFFEEIFGIRPILKQKRRLS, from the coding sequence ATGGCAATAAGATTATTTGCTGCCATTGATGTTGGATCGTTTGAACTGGAGCTTGGCATCTATGAGATTTCCCAGAAGGCCGGGATCCAGAAGGTGGATCATGTCCGCCATGTCATTGGCCTTGGAAGGGACACTTATAAAGACGGAAAGATCAGCTATGAACTTGTGGATGAGATGTGCCAGGTCATCAAGGATTTTGCCTCCATCATGCAGTCCTATAAGGTGATCGGCTACCGGGCCTATGCCACCAGCGCCCTGCGGGAGGCCAAAAACAGCCGGATCGTGCTGGACCAGATCCGGGTGAGGACCGGGATCGAAGTACGGGTGATCAGCAATTCCGAGCAGCGTTTTATCAGTTATAAGGCCATTGCTTCAAAGGATGCAGAATTTCATAAGATCATACAAAAGGGAACCGCCATCGTTGACGTTGGCTTTGGAAGCATGCAGGTTTCCTTGTTTGACAGGGATGCCCTGGTTTCCACCCACAACCTGATGCTTGGAGTCTTAAGAATCCGTGAAATGATGGGAAATGTACAGGTCGACAACCAGATGCAGAATACCCTGATCGAGGAACTGGTGGACAACGAGCTGTATACTTTCCGAAAGGTTTATTTAAAGGACAGGGAGATCAAAAACCTCATAGGCATCGGAGAAAGCATCCTCTATCTTTCCCGGGGCAGCCGGGGAGGAAAGCCTGTGGAGCGGGTCACGGCTGAGGAATTTGCATTTTTCTATGAAAAGATCGTGGGAATGTCCCTGGACCAGATCCAGGACCGGTTCGGGGTCAATGCGGAATACGCTTCTCTCTTAGTCCCGGCAGCCATCATCTTTAAACGCGTCCTGGAACTGACAAAGGCAGAGCTGTTCTGGATCCCCGGGATCCGCCTCTGCGACAGCATTGCCGCAGAATATGCAGAAGACAACAAGGCGGTGAAATTCAATCATGATTTTTCAGAGGACATTCTTGCAGCCTCCCGCAACATGGCAAAGCGTTACAAATGCCATAGCCCTCATACGGTGGATATGGAAAAATATGTGCTTGATATCTTTGACAGCATGAAAAAATATCACGGAATGGGAAAAAGGGAAAGGCTTCTTTTGCAGATCGCGGCCATACTCCACGCCTGCGGTAAGTTCATCAGCATGAGAAATCCCAGCGAGTCCGCCTACCACATCATTATGTCTACGGAGATCATCGGGCTGTCCCATATGGAACGGGAGATCATTGCCAATGCGGTCCGCTATAACGGGGTGGAATTTGATTATAACCGGATCCATTTAAACGAAGAGGTGTTCCGGAACACAAAGGGAGAATTCCTTCAGGAGGACAGCATCATACTTGTCGGAAAGCTGACAGCCATTTTAAGGCTGGCAAATTCCATGGACCGAAGCCATAAACAGAAGCTGTCGGAAAGCCGTATGGCCGTTAAAGACGGGCAGCTGGTGGTGACCGTGCCTTATGAGGGCGACATCACCCTGGAAGCTGTGGCATTTCGCCAGAAAGCGGACTTCTTTGAAGAGATATTCGGAATAAGGCCCATATTAAAACAGAAGAGGAGGTTATCCTGA
- a CDS encoding ATP-binding protein: protein MKSQELILYRNLNYRELFDKVAGLLSLKPGERTETMPDSYACAGQLIELAASYGFEGNLWHCFLAFCLANDENAYSTSCEIVGPVEGTLNELAAHDFRIIKELFDHDIRKLDLLNNGKGIWTALAGYRSADGSSKVYNKRIRDQIVALAIALEQAEDETVFASQVTEFYRRLGVGKFGLNKAFRVEDTEGEPQILPITSIEHVHLDDIIGYQLQKQKLIENTEAFLNGRAANNVLLFGDSGTGKSSSIKAVLNEYYDRGLRIIEVYKHQFKSLSKVQEQVKDRNYKFIIYMDDLSFEDTELEYKYLKAIIEGGLGRKPGNVLIYATSNRRHLIREKFSDKRELDDDLHNNDTVQEKLSLVARFGVTIYFGSPDKKEFQEIVRQLAARSDINMPLEELYAKANIWELHHGGLSGRTASQFITHLLGKPE, encoded by the coding sequence ATGAAGTCCCAGGAATTGATTTTGTACCGCAATTTGAATTATCGTGAACTTTTTGACAAAGTTGCCGGGCTTTTAAGCCTGAAACCGGGAGAGAGAACAGAAACAATGCCGGATTCCTATGCCTGCGCCGGTCAGCTGATAGAGCTGGCGGCTTCCTATGGCTTTGAGGGGAATCTCTGGCATTGTTTTTTAGCATTCTGCCTGGCAAATGATGAAAACGCCTACAGTACCTCCTGTGAGATCGTAGGCCCCGTGGAAGGGACGTTAAATGAACTGGCTGCCCATGATTTCCGGATCATAAAGGAATTATTTGACCATGACATCCGGAAGCTGGACCTCTTAAACAACGGGAAAGGTATATGGACTGCACTGGCCGGCTACCGGAGTGCAGACGGCAGCAGCAAGGTCTATAATAAGAGGATCAGGGATCAGATCGTTGCCCTGGCAATTGCCCTGGAACAGGCTGAGGATGAAACGGTTTTTGCTTCCCAGGTGACGGAGTTTTACCGCAGGCTGGGAGTGGGGAAATTCGGCCTTAATAAGGCTTTCCGCGTAGAAGACACAGAAGGCGAACCTCAGATCCTGCCCATCACCAGCATTGAGCATGTTCATCTGGACGACATCATCGGCTACCAGCTTCAAAAGCAGAAGCTGATCGAAAATACGGAGGCATTCTTAAACGGGCGGGCCGCCAACAACGTCCTGCTGTTCGGGGACAGCGGAACCGGAAAATCCTCCAGCATTAAGGCTGTGCTCAATGAATATTATGACAGAGGACTTCGGATCATCGAGGTCTACAAGCACCAGTTCAAGTCTCTTTCAAAAGTCCAGGAGCAGGTAAAGGACCGGAATTACAAATTCATCATTTACATGGATGATTTATCCTTTGAGGATACTGAACTGGAATATAAATATTTAAAAGCCATCATTGAAGGAGGTCTTGGGAGGAAGCCGGGCAATGTGCTGATCTACGCCACCTCCAACCGGAGGCATCTCATACGGGAAAAATTCAGTGATAAAAGGGAACTGGATGATGATTTACATAATAATGACACCGTCCAGGAAAAGCTTTCCCTGGTGGCCCGCTTCGGCGTGACCATTTACTTTGGTTCTCCGGATAAAAAGGAGTTCCAGGAGATCGTAAGACAGCTGGCTGCCCGCAGCGACATCAATATGCCTTTGGAGGAACTGTATGCAAAAGCGAATATATGGGAATTACATCACGGAGGCTTATCAGGAAGAACGGCAAGCCAGTTTATTACACACCTTTTAGGAAAACCGGAGTGA
- the pheA gene encoding prephenate dehydratase, translating into MKTLDLQEIRKQLDGIDHEIVSLFEKRMRLSGEVAEYKIETGKQVYDKEREQQKIEAVTGMVEADFHKQAVRELFTQMMTISRHFQYKLMAEHGLRAEHDFRQVKSLPVKQARVVYQGVEGAYSHEASIKYFGAEAHIRHVDSWEDAMKEVEAGNADYAVLPIENSSAGAVTHNYDLLIKYRNYIVAETFLSVDHALLGLSEAKEDEIRTVFSHPQALMQCSEFLNAHRDWKQVSVENTAVAAKKVLEDGDQSQAAVASEVAGKLYGLKVLRPSINHNKNNTTRFIILSREPVYREDAGKISISFELPHKSGSLYNMLSNFIYNGVNMMMIESRPILGRNWEYRFFIDIEGNLSDASIQNALKGISEEGSNMRVLGNY; encoded by the coding sequence ATGAAGACATTGGATTTGCAGGAAATAAGAAAACAGCTTGACGGAATCGACCATGAGATCGTATCCTTATTTGAAAAGCGGATGAGGCTTAGCGGTGAGGTGGCGGAATACAAGATTGAGACAGGCAAGCAGGTTTATGACAAGGAAAGAGAACAGCAGAAGATCGAAGCCGTGACCGGCATGGTGGAGGCGGACTTCCATAAGCAGGCGGTAAGAGAGCTGTTTACTCAGATGATGACCATTAGCCGCCATTTTCAGTACAAGCTTATGGCGGAGCACGGGCTGAGGGCGGAGCATGATTTCCGCCAGGTAAAAAGCCTTCCTGTAAAACAGGCACGGGTGGTGTATCAGGGAGTGGAAGGCGCTTACAGCCATGAGGCTTCCATAAAATATTTCGGAGCGGAAGCACATATCCGCCATGTGGATTCCTGGGAGGATGCCATGAAAGAGGTGGAGGCGGGAAACGCGGATTATGCGGTGCTGCCCATAGAAAACTCCTCGGCAGGAGCGGTGACCCATAATTATGACCTGCTCATAAAATACCGCAATTACATTGTGGCGGAAACCTTCCTTTCCGTGGACCATGCCCTGCTTGGTCTTTCGGAGGCAAAAGAGGATGAGATCCGCACGGTATTTTCCCACCCCCAGGCCCTTATGCAGTGCTCCGAATTTTTAAATGCCCACAGGGACTGGAAGCAGGTCAGCGTGGAAAATACCGCTGTGGCGGCTAAAAAGGTCCTTGAGGATGGAGATCAATCCCAGGCGGCTGTAGCCAGTGAGGTCGCAGGGAAGCTTTATGGCCTGAAGGTTTTAAGACCTTCCATAAACCACAATAAAAACAACACCACCCGGTTCATCATCCTGTCAAGAGAACCCGTTTACCGGGAAGATGCGGGAAAGATAAGCATCAGCTTTGAGCTGCCCCATAAAAGCGGTTCTCTGTATAACATGCTTAGCAATTTCATCTATAACGGGGTCAATATGATGATGATCGAATCAAGGCCTATATTGGGAAGAAACTGGGAATACCGGTTTTTCATAGATATTGAGGGGAATTTAAGCGATGCCTCCATTCAGAATGCCTTAAAGGGAATCTCTGAAGAGGGGAGCAACATGAGGGTTTTGGGAAATTATTAA
- a CDS encoding lysophospholipid acyltransferase family protein: protein MIRFILVASTVIIFLILSIPVLIFLWLTGRKDRRLRDVLSLAVVQWIFRILLRMAGVTITVKGRENIPTDQAVLYVGNHRSYFDILVGYVTVPGLMGFVAKKEMEKIPLLSAWMKFVNCLFLDRKNLKEGLKTILTGIEQVKRGVSVWIFPEGTRNREENLLDLLPFKEGSIKIAEKSGCPVVPVAISGTAEVFEGHFPFIRPSQVTIEYGTPFYTKELEPEFKKFPGAYVENQIKAMLEAELINQGKLTGRA, encoded by the coding sequence ATGATACGTTTTATTCTTGTAGCATCAACAGTCATTATTTTTTTGATTTTAAGCATTCCGGTCCTGATATTTCTGTGGCTGACCGGAAGAAAAGACCGCCGCCTGCGGGATGTGCTGAGTCTGGCAGTGGTCCAGTGGATTTTCCGGATCCTCCTTCGAATGGCCGGCGTGACCATTACGGTCAAGGGAAGGGAGAATATTCCCACAGACCAGGCCGTTTTATATGTGGGAAATCACAGAAGCTATTTTGATATTCTTGTGGGCTATGTGACAGTTCCCGGCCTGATGGGCTTTGTTGCAAAAAAGGAAATGGAGAAGATCCCCCTTCTTTCCGCCTGGATGAAGTTTGTAAACTGCCTGTTTCTTGACAGAAAGAATTTAAAAGAAGGCTTAAAAACCATTCTCACAGGGATCGAACAGGTAAAGCGGGGCGTTTCCGTCTGGATTTTCCCGGAGGGAACCAGGAACCGGGAGGAAAATCTTCTGGATCTGCTCCCATTTAAAGAAGGAAGCATTAAAATTGCGGAAAAAAGCGGCTGCCCGGTGGTACCGGTGGCTATAAGCGGAACTGCGGAGGTGTTTGAAGGTCATTTTCCATTCATCCGTCCCTCCCAGGTAACCATTGAATATGGTACGCCCTTTTACACAAAGGAACTGGAGCCTGAATTTAAGAAATTCCCCGGCGCCTATGTGGAAAATCAGATAAAGGCCATGCTGGAAGCGGAGTTAATAAACCAGGGAAAGCTTACCGGCAGGGCTTGA
- a CDS encoding putative ABC transporter permease: MKGMKTLSQLQLNLKQLPLDFCKCGVTGWCLEVVFTSMESILRHDWRLMGQTSLLMFPIYGCGALLGPIGTIIDRWVTPDSGFSARKAELAIRHGFLYMVLIFVAEYFAGTLLRGGGMCPWDYTGRNTNIDGLIRLDFAPLWFATGLLFEQITKKKGR; the protein is encoded by the coding sequence ATGAAGGGTATGAAAACACTATCACAATTACAATTAAACCTAAAACAGCTGCCCCTGGATTTCTGCAAATGCGGGGTGACAGGCTGGTGCCTGGAGGTTGTCTTTACCTCCATGGAATCCATTTTGCGCCATGACTGGCGTCTGATGGGGCAGACCTCTCTCTTAATGTTTCCCATCTACGGATGCGGAGCTCTTTTAGGCCCCATTGGAACTATCATTGACCGCTGGGTAACCCCTGATTCCGGATTTTCTGCAAGGAAAGCGGAGCTGGCTATCCGCCATGGATTTCTTTACATGGTCCTGATTTTTGTGGCGGAATATTTTGCCGGTACCCTTTTGCGGGGCGGGGGAATGTGCCCCTGGGATTATACGGGACGAAACACCAATATTGACGGACTGATCCGTCTGGACTTTGCACCTCTGTGGTTTGCCACAGGACTGTTGTTTGAACAAATTACAAAAAAGAAAGGCAGGTAG
- the cls gene encoding cardiolipin synthase, with protein sequence METIWTQTVGIWNWLIDHLIYINLILSIIIVFFQRRDPKAVWTWLLALYFIPVFGILFYLLLGQDMRKGKMFRVKEVEDRVRYSAKNQEEFLKSHDISLVSSLSRDYADLVVYNLETSGSVLTVDNTVEIFTDGEEKFKDLRAELSAAAYFIHLQYYIIKDDELFDSIIPILIERARAGVEVRILCDGMGGRFMAKDKWNRLKENGVKVGIFFPPILGRLQLRVNYRNHRKIVVIDNRVGYVGGFNIGREYISKDTKFGYWRDTHLKLQGGSVLSLQIRFALDWNYAAGENLFRNMKYFCEDEDGRCIDYMGVVDMNDERKHLGIQIIASGPDARSRQIRDNYIRLFSKARDHIYIQTPYFVPDDAVLTTLQVAARSGVDVRLMIPCKPDHPFVYWASYSYVGDLLSAGARCYTYENGFLHSKGVMTDGKVSSYGTANMDIRSFELNFEVNAVIYDEETTQRLEELFLEDLKRCKEITRELYEERGLFIRIKEQGSRLLSPLL encoded by the coding sequence ATGGAAACGATTTGGACACAGACGGTTGGAATATGGAACTGGTTGATCGATCATTTGATCTATATCAATCTGATCCTTTCCATTATCATTGTGTTTTTCCAGAGGCGTGATCCCAAAGCAGTCTGGACCTGGCTTTTAGCCCTGTATTTTATTCCCGTATTCGGCATTCTTTTTTATCTGCTTTTGGGCCAGGATATGAGAAAGGGCAAGATGTTCCGGGTCAAGGAAGTGGAAGACCGGGTGCGTTATTCCGCAAAGAACCAGGAGGAGTTTTTAAAAAGCCATGACATCAGCCTGGTGTCTTCGCTATCCCGTGATTATGCGGATCTGGTGGTGTATAACTTAGAAACCTCCGGGTCTGTGCTGACCGTTGACAACACGGTGGAGATTTTTACGGACGGGGAGGAAAAATTTAAAGACTTAAGAGCCGAGCTTTCGGCTGCTGCTTATTTCATTCATTTGCAGTATTACATTATTAAGGATGACGAATTGTTTGATTCCATAATCCCCATCCTCATAGAACGGGCCAGGGCTGGAGTAGAGGTGCGCATTCTCTGCGACGGCATGGGAGGACGTTTCATGGCAAAGGACAAATGGAACAGGCTGAAAGAAAACGGGGTAAAGGTGGGGATCTTTTTCCCGCCCATACTTGGCCGTCTCCAGCTTCGGGTGAACTACAGAAACCACAGGAAAATCGTGGTCATTGACAACCGGGTGGGATATGTGGGAGGCTTTAACATCGGCCGGGAATACATTTCCAAGGACACCAAATTCGGTTATTGGAGAGACACCCATCTAAAGCTCCAGGGGGGCTCTGTGCTGAGTCTTCAGATCCGCTTTGCCCTGGACTGGAATTATGCGGCAGGAGAAAACCTGTTTCGGAATATGAAATATTTCTGCGAGGATGAGGACGGAAGATGTATAGACTATATGGGTGTGGTTGATATGAATGACGAGAGAAAACACCTTGGGATCCAGATTATCGCAAGCGGCCCGGATGCCAGGAGCCGCCAGATCCGTGACAATTATATCCGGCTGTTTTCAAAGGCCAGGGACCATATTTACATCCAGACGCCCTACTTTGTGCCTGACGACGCCGTGCTTACCACCTTGCAGGTAGCGGCACGCTCCGGTGTGGACGTAAGGCTCATGATCCCCTGCAAGCCGGACCACCCCTTTGTTTACTGGGCTTCCTATTCCTATGTGGGAGATCTTTTATCCGCCGGGGCCAGATGCTATACCTATGAAAACGGGTTTCTCCACTCCAAAGGAGTTATGACCGACGGAAAGGTCAGTTCCTATGGGACCGCCAATATGGATATCCGGAGCTTTGAACTTAATTTTGAAGTAAATGCGGTGATCTATGACGAGGAAACAACCCAGAGGCTGGAAGAATTATTCTTAGAGGATTTAAAGAGGTGCAAAGAGATCACAAGGGAGCTTTATGAGGAGAGGGGCCTTTTTATCCGGATCAAGGAACAGGGAAGCAGGCTGTTGTCCCCACTTTTATAG